A window of the Harmonia axyridis chromosome 5, icHarAxyr1.1, whole genome shotgun sequence genome harbors these coding sequences:
- the LOC123679688 gene encoding kinesin-like protein KIF9 isoform X1 produces the protein MKKFREVLGDAKVFYRIYPSENPDWQNFRLLTDEKTILLHHVGPKIKEGAEEGIFKQFETDGFFYNRHQEHIHSIVMNGVIESVFEGQNAIIAAFGQTGSGKSLTINGLHCFYQDRGLVPRIIENIFIMKEKLPKNLEMTIHISYIEILSSFQSRDLLRPYPAPVDKNNVHKFVCKLEVRSELQTLQHIFMAEGRKEYTPDTNHPSHTGSSVLTFEFTIRNMNFSEPYEFKSKLHVIDLAGNDSFGDKSSTYKNYLQVGSANCTKSFMEHFILLSCSNDPELARVKKRTNILLQYLGDTFNRSSLLRFIGHLKTSKEDHDISISLLKFGQIFTSMKPEFGTIILKENDLMKIALLEEQLANLHKENMITQMLQNQEPKGLCPERFAHIKRMIEDFVHNRIEGSHLLKLGDIYTILKIMKENIMIYEENMMLFKGESLDKTESKLDRLETRSSIHQPSIKVRSKQSSKTSDLGITPSNISQQTSVKDSTKGLMKKSSSHTKSKKDSSEDKVAINRKGKISTSSLNGIKRSSTVGKKKGGGYADSVGSTEKTSKKGVGEYQQNSSLLSAANLILPEVIPEHMEVLKEYVLSPKTAYKTLLDTFKKYENEAKNVYQSYLKELKKLDSYFEILDLRKNEVVQTKLVAQFSRKRERDAEGNVIKSELEERCHENLKKAEADVSTQQEVVLNLQAEFKIALSMRQQIKNDVKEEFDEFCKEKYSASVPNLDELNDFVVENEVSVDQFCEHAEIENVSEELTQENVYEEIYKNLKKLMTLEARKKALYAKKTIKWLENTRSTCI, from the exons atgaaaaaatttagaGAGGTTTTAGGAGATGCCAAAGTTTTTTATAGAATTTATCCTTCTGAAAATCCGGACTGGCAAAATTTCCGACTATTAAcagatgaaaaaacaattctgttACATCATGTTGGTCCGAAAATCAAGGAAGGAGCTGAAGAAGGAATATTCAAGCAATTTGAAACTGATGGATTCTTTTATAATAGGCATCAAGAACATATTCACTCTATTGTTATGAATGGAGTCATTGAAAG TGTTTTTGAAGGTCAAAATGCAATAATCGCAGCctttggacaaacaggaagtgGTAAAAGTTTGACAATTAATGGATTGCACTGCTTTTATCAG GACAGAGGCTTAGTACCAAGAATAATCGAAAATATATTTATCATGAAAGAAAAACTTCCGAAAAATCTTGAAATGACCATTCACATTTCATACATTGAAATACTCTCATCTTTTCAATCTCGGGATCTTCTGAGACCATATCCCGCTCCAGTAGATAAAAACAATGTCCATAAGTTTGTGTGTAAATTAGAAGTCAGAAGCGAATTGCAAACCCTTCAACATATTTTCATGG CCGAAGGAAGGAAAGAATATACCCCCGATACAAATCACCCTTCTCATACTGGTAGTTCTGTACTTACTTTTGAGTTTACGATAAGGAATATGAATTTTAGCGAACCTTATGAATTCAAATCGAAG TTGCATGTCATAGATTTAGCAGGAAATGATAGTTTTGGAGATAAATCCAGTACATATAAAAACTACTTGCAAGTCGGAAGTGCAAACTGTACAAAAAGTTTTATGGAGCATTTCATTTTGCTCTCATGTAGTAACGACCCTGAGCTAGCTCGTGTGAAAAAGAGAACTAACATTCTTTTACAATATTTAGGTGATACTTTCAACAGAAGCAGTTTATTGAG GTTTATTGGTCATTTAAAGACGTCAAAAGAAGATCACGATATCTCCatctcattattgaaatttgggcaAATATTCACATCAATGAAACCGGAATTTGGTACGATAATTCTAAAAGAAAACGATTTGATGAAAATAGCACTATTGGAG GAACAACTGGCGAATCTACACAAGGAGAATATGATAACTCAAATGCTTCAAAATCAAGAACCAAAAGGATTGTGTCCTGAAAGATTTGCTCATATCAAAAGGATGATTGAAGATTTTGTACATAACCGAATTGAAGGG TCTCATCTACTGAAACTGGGGGATATCTACACtatcttgaaaataatgaagGAGAATATTATGATATATGAGGAGAATATGATGCTCTTCAAGGGTGAATCTTTGGATAAAACAGAATCAAAACTAGATAGACTGGAGACGAGGTCAAGTATTCATCag CCATCTATAAAAGTAAGGTCTAAGCAATCGTCTAAAACGTCGGATCTTGGAATAACCCCGTCCAATATATCCCAACAAACTAGTGTAAAAGATTCTACCAAAGGCCTGATGAAGAAATCATCATCTCACACCAAATCTAAAAAAGACTCATCAG AAGACAAAGTGGCTATCAACAGAAAGGGAAAAATAAGTACCAGTAGCTTGAATGGCATTAAGCGTTCTTCAACCGTGGGCAAGAAAAAAGGTGGAGGATATGCAGATTCCGTAGGCTCAACAGAAAAAACTTCTAAAAAGGGAGTTGGCGAATATCAACAAAATAGTTCTTTGCTCAGCGCAGCGAATTTGATTCTGCCAGAAGTTATTCCTGAACACATGGAGGTGCTCAAAGAATACGTTCTTTCTCCCAAAACCGCCTACAAAACTCTACTAGATACATTCAAAAAATATGAGAACGAAGCTAAAAACGTGTACCAAAGTTATCTGAAGGAACTGAAAAAATTAGACTCTTATTTCGAAATATTAGATCTCAGAAAAAATGAAGTGGTACAG acGAAATTAGTGGCGCAGTTCTCTAGAAAACGGGAAAGAGATGCCGAAGGCAATGTTATAAAATCTGAACTGGAGGAAAGATGCCATGAAAACCTCAAGAAAGCCGAAGCAGATGTTTCAACTCAGCAAGAAGTAGTTTTGAATTTACAAGCAGAGTTTAAGATCGCTTTGTCAATGAGGCAACAAATCAAAAATGACGTAAAGGAAGAATTTGACGAATTCTGCAAAGAAAAGTATTCTGCTTCAGTTCCAAATTTGGATGAATTGAATGATTTC GTTGTAGAAAATGAAGTCAGTGTCGACCAATTTTGCGAGCACGCCGAAATCGAAAATGTTTCAGAAGAACTCACTCAAGAAAATGTatatgaagaaatatataaaaatttgaagaaattaatgACCCTCGAAGCAAGAAAGAAGGCTCTCTATGCAAAAAAGACTATCAAATGGTTGGAAAACACCCGTTCTACgtgcatataa
- the LOC123679689 gene encoding negative elongation factor B — MSSNKPEFVLESVGINGPNYLKHALTNCTDPLKAIEQFQVTNGILLPSLRPMLPLLDLHGVRRLDFHMSVVEELREKMVSHINEIGKMEGEKRDQKLKELLVKTFPVIKVKALRPIVMAILKNTPQIEDQYLKVLVRDRDLYNDADTEVKRQIWKDNQSLFGDEVSPLFSQYISEKESILFDHSNTSVLFFGPTPKNRRQGEVVQKLAHMIGNSVKLYDMVLQFLRTLFLRTRNVHYCTLRAELLMALHDMDIQEIVKVDPCHKFTWCLDACVREKAIDTKRSKELQGFMDNVKRGQEQVLGDLSMTLCDPYAVNFLATTAIKIFQHLIHIEGLPRDNPVLILILRMLSLGLSAWQMIDSQEFKEPKLDLQIITKFVPALMSLMVDDQVRNLSSKLPPDEREAAITVIEHSGPLPDAVEAYLQDSSVASILAMYYTLHVAKSKDRVALLRILQVLANCKDDKAFDDPFLHSLVSLLIHNMEEFQAEDFCTALFDEFFFAGLSKDNVNRHVLKLMWYIHHKLPVNRLDTLLKALQPTHQHSEKVHSLFKLLKEKITTTEEPPPQEMDIDLNSPLMSVPTPAPYHNT; from the coding sequence ATGTCTTCCAATAAACCAGAATTTGTATTAGAGTCTGTTGGTATTAACGGGCCAAATTATTTGAAACATGCTCTGACTAATTGTACTGATCCATTGAAAGCAATTGAGCAGTTCCAAGTAACAAATGGAATATTATTACCATCTTTGAGACCGATGCTTCCATTACTTGACCTTCATGGTGTTCGAAGATTAGATTTTCATATGTCAGTAGTAGAAGAATTGAGAGAAAAAATGGTGTCCCATATCAATGAAATTGGTAAGATGGAAGGTGAAAAAAGagatcaaaaattgaaagagcTTCTGGTTAAAACATTCCCTGTGATTAAAGTAAAAGCACTTAGACCTATAGTGATGGCAATTCTGAAAAATACACCTCAAATTGAAGATCAATACTTGAAAGTTCTAGTTAGAGACAGGGATTTGTATAATGATGCGGACACTGAGGTAAAACGACAAATATGGAAAGACAACCAATCATTATTTGGAGATGAAGTTTCACCATTGTTCAGCCAGTATATCAGTGAAAAAGAAAGTATCTTATTTGATCATTCCAATACAAGTGTCTTGTTTTTTGGGCCTACTCCAAAAAATAGACGTCAAGGAGAGGTAGTTCAGAAATTGGCGCATATGATTGGTAACAGTGTTAAGCTGTACGATatggtgttgcagtttcttagGACATTATTTTTAAGGACCAGAAATGTTCATTATTGCACATTGAGAGCAGAATTGCTTATGGCTTTACACGATATGGATATTCAAGAAATTGTAAAGGTTGATCCTTGCCATAAGTTCACATGGTGTTTAGATGCCTGTGTTCGTGAAAAAGCTATTGACACTAAGCGCTCTAAAGAGCTTCAAGGGTTCATGGATAATGTCAAAAGAGGCCAGGAACAAGTCTTGGGTGATTTATCGATGACTCTGTGTGATCCTTATGCTGTTAATTTCTTAGCAACTACTGCCATCaagatttttcaacatttgataCACATTGAAGGTTTGCCAAGGGATAACCCTGTTTTGATATTAATTCTTAGAATGTTATCTCTCGGGTTAAGTGCTTGGCAGATGATTGACTCACAAGAATTCAAGGAACCAAAATTGGATTTAcaaattatcaccaaatttGTACCTGCACTTATGTCATTGATGGTTGATGATCAAGTTAGAAATTTATCCAGTAAATTACCCCCAGACGAACGTGAAGCTGCTATTACTGTTATCGAGCATTCTGGACCTCTACCTGATGCTGTTGAGGCATATCTGCAAGATAGTTCTGTTGCCAGCATTCTTGCAATGTATTACACTCTACATGTTGCAAAAAGTAAAGATAGGGTTGCATTGCTTCGTATTTTACAAGTATTAGCAAATTGCAAAGACGATAAAGCTTTTGATGATCCATTTCTTCATTCTTTAGTTTCACTCTTGATACACAATATGGAAGAATTCCAAGCAGAAGATTTCTGCACTGCATTgttcgatgaatttttttttgctggtTTGTCAAAAGACAACGTAAACAGACATGTATTGAAATTAATGTGGTACATTCATCATAAATTGCCAGTGAACAGATTGGATACACTATTGAAAGCTTTACAACCCACTCATCAGCATAGTGAAAAAGTCCATTCACTTTTCAAGCTGCTGAAAGAGAagataacaacaacagaagagCCCCCTCCTCAGGAAATGGATATCGATTTGAATTCTCCACTAATGAGCGTTCCAACCCCTGCCCCATATCATAATACGTAA
- the LOC123679685 gene encoding protein anon-73B1 encodes MNAAINLGVEDMTVTLVRYGLYLGALFQLFCLLACVFMPDSPDDSWLNKGDSDDESSEQETPLNSPRRPIHRTRKQEKKKRR; translated from the exons ATGAATGCTGCTATTAATTTAGGTGTAGAGGATATGACTGTTACACTTGTACGATATGGACTGTATTTAGGAGCACTTTTCCAATTATTTTGTCTCTTGGCTTGCGTTTTCATGCCTGATTCACCTGATGATTCTTGGCTCAATAAA GGTGACTCTGATGATGAAAGTTCAGAGCAAGAAACTCCACTCAATAGTCCTAGAAGGCCTATTCATAGAACTCGTAAacaggaaaaaaagaaaagacgTTGA
- the LOC123679688 gene encoding kinesin heavy chain-like isoform X2: protein MESLKGQNAIIAAFGQTGSGKSLTINGLHCFYQDRGLVPRIIENIFIMKEKLPKNLEMTIHISYIEILSSFQSRDLLRPYPAPVDKNNVHKFVCKLEVRSELQTLQHIFMAEGRKEYTPDTNHPSHTGSSVLTFEFTIRNMNFSEPYEFKSKLHVIDLAGNDSFGDKSSTYKNYLQVGSANCTKSFMEHFILLSCSNDPELARVKKRTNILLQYLGDTFNRSSLLRFIGHLKTSKEDHDISISLLKFGQIFTSMKPEFGTIILKENDLMKIALLEEQLANLHKENMITQMLQNQEPKGLCPERFAHIKRMIEDFVHNRIEGSHLLKLGDIYTILKIMKENIMIYEENMMLFKGESLDKTESKLDRLETRSSIHQPSIKVRSKQSSKTSDLGITPSNISQQTSVKDSTKGLMKKSSSHTKSKKDSSEDKVAINRKGKISTSSLNGIKRSSTVGKKKGGGYADSVGSTEKTSKKGVGEYQQNSSLLSAANLILPEVIPEHMEVLKEYVLSPKTAYKTLLDTFKKYENEAKNVYQSYLKELKKLDSYFEILDLRKNEVVQTKLVAQFSRKRERDAEGNVIKSELEERCHENLKKAEADVSTQQEVVLNLQAEFKIALSMRQQIKNDVKEEFDEFCKEKYSASVPNLDELNDFVVENEVSVDQFCEHAEIENVSEELTQENVYEEIYKNLKKLMTLEARKKALYAKKTIKWLENTRSTCI from the exons ATGGAGTCATTGAAAG GTCAAAATGCAATAATCGCAGCctttggacaaacaggaagtgGTAAAAGTTTGACAATTAATGGATTGCACTGCTTTTATCAG GACAGAGGCTTAGTACCAAGAATAATCGAAAATATATTTATCATGAAAGAAAAACTTCCGAAAAATCTTGAAATGACCATTCACATTTCATACATTGAAATACTCTCATCTTTTCAATCTCGGGATCTTCTGAGACCATATCCCGCTCCAGTAGATAAAAACAATGTCCATAAGTTTGTGTGTAAATTAGAAGTCAGAAGCGAATTGCAAACCCTTCAACATATTTTCATGG CCGAAGGAAGGAAAGAATATACCCCCGATACAAATCACCCTTCTCATACTGGTAGTTCTGTACTTACTTTTGAGTTTACGATAAGGAATATGAATTTTAGCGAACCTTATGAATTCAAATCGAAG TTGCATGTCATAGATTTAGCAGGAAATGATAGTTTTGGAGATAAATCCAGTACATATAAAAACTACTTGCAAGTCGGAAGTGCAAACTGTACAAAAAGTTTTATGGAGCATTTCATTTTGCTCTCATGTAGTAACGACCCTGAGCTAGCTCGTGTGAAAAAGAGAACTAACATTCTTTTACAATATTTAGGTGATACTTTCAACAGAAGCAGTTTATTGAG GTTTATTGGTCATTTAAAGACGTCAAAAGAAGATCACGATATCTCCatctcattattgaaatttgggcaAATATTCACATCAATGAAACCGGAATTTGGTACGATAATTCTAAAAGAAAACGATTTGATGAAAATAGCACTATTGGAG GAACAACTGGCGAATCTACACAAGGAGAATATGATAACTCAAATGCTTCAAAATCAAGAACCAAAAGGATTGTGTCCTGAAAGATTTGCTCATATCAAAAGGATGATTGAAGATTTTGTACATAACCGAATTGAAGGG TCTCATCTACTGAAACTGGGGGATATCTACACtatcttgaaaataatgaagGAGAATATTATGATATATGAGGAGAATATGATGCTCTTCAAGGGTGAATCTTTGGATAAAACAGAATCAAAACTAGATAGACTGGAGACGAGGTCAAGTATTCATCag CCATCTATAAAAGTAAGGTCTAAGCAATCGTCTAAAACGTCGGATCTTGGAATAACCCCGTCCAATATATCCCAACAAACTAGTGTAAAAGATTCTACCAAAGGCCTGATGAAGAAATCATCATCTCACACCAAATCTAAAAAAGACTCATCAG AAGACAAAGTGGCTATCAACAGAAAGGGAAAAATAAGTACCAGTAGCTTGAATGGCATTAAGCGTTCTTCAACCGTGGGCAAGAAAAAAGGTGGAGGATATGCAGATTCCGTAGGCTCAACAGAAAAAACTTCTAAAAAGGGAGTTGGCGAATATCAACAAAATAGTTCTTTGCTCAGCGCAGCGAATTTGATTCTGCCAGAAGTTATTCCTGAACACATGGAGGTGCTCAAAGAATACGTTCTTTCTCCCAAAACCGCCTACAAAACTCTACTAGATACATTCAAAAAATATGAGAACGAAGCTAAAAACGTGTACCAAAGTTATCTGAAGGAACTGAAAAAATTAGACTCTTATTTCGAAATATTAGATCTCAGAAAAAATGAAGTGGTACAG acGAAATTAGTGGCGCAGTTCTCTAGAAAACGGGAAAGAGATGCCGAAGGCAATGTTATAAAATCTGAACTGGAGGAAAGATGCCATGAAAACCTCAAGAAAGCCGAAGCAGATGTTTCAACTCAGCAAGAAGTAGTTTTGAATTTACAAGCAGAGTTTAAGATCGCTTTGTCAATGAGGCAACAAATCAAAAATGACGTAAAGGAAGAATTTGACGAATTCTGCAAAGAAAAGTATTCTGCTTCAGTTCCAAATTTGGATGAATTGAATGATTTC GTTGTAGAAAATGAAGTCAGTGTCGACCAATTTTGCGAGCACGCCGAAATCGAAAATGTTTCAGAAGAACTCACTCAAGAAAATGTatatgaagaaatatataaaaatttgaagaaattaatgACCCTCGAAGCAAGAAAGAAGGCTCTCTATGCAAAAAAGACTATCAAATGGTTGGAAAACACCCGTTCTACgtgcatataa
- the LOC123679688 gene encoding kinesin-like protein KIF6 isoform X3 codes for MKEKLPKNLEMTIHISYIEILSSFQSRDLLRPYPAPVDKNNVHKFVCKLEVRSELQTLQHIFMAEGRKEYTPDTNHPSHTGSSVLTFEFTIRNMNFSEPYEFKSKLHVIDLAGNDSFGDKSSTYKNYLQVGSANCTKSFMEHFILLSCSNDPELARVKKRTNILLQYLGDTFNRSSLLRFIGHLKTSKEDHDISISLLKFGQIFTSMKPEFGTIILKENDLMKIALLEEQLANLHKENMITQMLQNQEPKGLCPERFAHIKRMIEDFVHNRIEGSHLLKLGDIYTILKIMKENIMIYEENMMLFKGESLDKTESKLDRLETRSSIHQPSIKVRSKQSSKTSDLGITPSNISQQTSVKDSTKGLMKKSSSHTKSKKDSSEDKVAINRKGKISTSSLNGIKRSSTVGKKKGGGYADSVGSTEKTSKKGVGEYQQNSSLLSAANLILPEVIPEHMEVLKEYVLSPKTAYKTLLDTFKKYENEAKNVYQSYLKELKKLDSYFEILDLRKNEVVQTKLVAQFSRKRERDAEGNVIKSELEERCHENLKKAEADVSTQQEVVLNLQAEFKIALSMRQQIKNDVKEEFDEFCKEKYSASVPNLDELNDFVVENEVSVDQFCEHAEIENVSEELTQENVYEEIYKNLKKLMTLEARKKALYAKKTIKWLENTRSTCI; via the exons ATGAAAGAAAAACTTCCGAAAAATCTTGAAATGACCATTCACATTTCATACATTGAAATACTCTCATCTTTTCAATCTCGGGATCTTCTGAGACCATATCCCGCTCCAGTAGATAAAAACAATGTCCATAAGTTTGTGTGTAAATTAGAAGTCAGAAGCGAATTGCAAACCCTTCAACATATTTTCATGG CCGAAGGAAGGAAAGAATATACCCCCGATACAAATCACCCTTCTCATACTGGTAGTTCTGTACTTACTTTTGAGTTTACGATAAGGAATATGAATTTTAGCGAACCTTATGAATTCAAATCGAAG TTGCATGTCATAGATTTAGCAGGAAATGATAGTTTTGGAGATAAATCCAGTACATATAAAAACTACTTGCAAGTCGGAAGTGCAAACTGTACAAAAAGTTTTATGGAGCATTTCATTTTGCTCTCATGTAGTAACGACCCTGAGCTAGCTCGTGTGAAAAAGAGAACTAACATTCTTTTACAATATTTAGGTGATACTTTCAACAGAAGCAGTTTATTGAG GTTTATTGGTCATTTAAAGACGTCAAAAGAAGATCACGATATCTCCatctcattattgaaatttgggcaAATATTCACATCAATGAAACCGGAATTTGGTACGATAATTCTAAAAGAAAACGATTTGATGAAAATAGCACTATTGGAG GAACAACTGGCGAATCTACACAAGGAGAATATGATAACTCAAATGCTTCAAAATCAAGAACCAAAAGGATTGTGTCCTGAAAGATTTGCTCATATCAAAAGGATGATTGAAGATTTTGTACATAACCGAATTGAAGGG TCTCATCTACTGAAACTGGGGGATATCTACACtatcttgaaaataatgaagGAGAATATTATGATATATGAGGAGAATATGATGCTCTTCAAGGGTGAATCTTTGGATAAAACAGAATCAAAACTAGATAGACTGGAGACGAGGTCAAGTATTCATCag CCATCTATAAAAGTAAGGTCTAAGCAATCGTCTAAAACGTCGGATCTTGGAATAACCCCGTCCAATATATCCCAACAAACTAGTGTAAAAGATTCTACCAAAGGCCTGATGAAGAAATCATCATCTCACACCAAATCTAAAAAAGACTCATCAG AAGACAAAGTGGCTATCAACAGAAAGGGAAAAATAAGTACCAGTAGCTTGAATGGCATTAAGCGTTCTTCAACCGTGGGCAAGAAAAAAGGTGGAGGATATGCAGATTCCGTAGGCTCAACAGAAAAAACTTCTAAAAAGGGAGTTGGCGAATATCAACAAAATAGTTCTTTGCTCAGCGCAGCGAATTTGATTCTGCCAGAAGTTATTCCTGAACACATGGAGGTGCTCAAAGAATACGTTCTTTCTCCCAAAACCGCCTACAAAACTCTACTAGATACATTCAAAAAATATGAGAACGAAGCTAAAAACGTGTACCAAAGTTATCTGAAGGAACTGAAAAAATTAGACTCTTATTTCGAAATATTAGATCTCAGAAAAAATGAAGTGGTACAG acGAAATTAGTGGCGCAGTTCTCTAGAAAACGGGAAAGAGATGCCGAAGGCAATGTTATAAAATCTGAACTGGAGGAAAGATGCCATGAAAACCTCAAGAAAGCCGAAGCAGATGTTTCAACTCAGCAAGAAGTAGTTTTGAATTTACAAGCAGAGTTTAAGATCGCTTTGTCAATGAGGCAACAAATCAAAAATGACGTAAAGGAAGAATTTGACGAATTCTGCAAAGAAAAGTATTCTGCTTCAGTTCCAAATTTGGATGAATTGAATGATTTC GTTGTAGAAAATGAAGTCAGTGTCGACCAATTTTGCGAGCACGCCGAAATCGAAAATGTTTCAGAAGAACTCACTCAAGAAAATGTatatgaagaaatatataaaaatttgaagaaattaatgACCCTCGAAGCAAGAAAGAAGGCTCTCTATGCAAAAAAGACTATCAAATGGTTGGAAAACACCCGTTCTACgtgcatataa